In Rhipicephalus sanguineus isolate Rsan-2018 chromosome 1, BIME_Rsan_1.4, whole genome shotgun sequence, the DNA window ACAGCAGTATTTAAAAACAATAAAATTCATACATTTTGTCAACTGGAGAGGTATATATCTATGTTAACAACTGGCCTTATGAGATGTTCTTGGTTAACAAGCAGTCAGACAAGTTACAATATTCTTAATCGTGTTTCAACAATGCTGCCTAGGAACAACCTCTAGCTAGCAAGTTATAAGGCCTGTTTAAAGTCGATAAAAGTATTGAGAAGGGCCCACAGACAACAGGAACGGAATTCTTTTTACTTTTCTCTGAAGAAGCATTCTCCCCAAAATCAGTCTACTAGCTTGCTTGTTTCTTGGTACCGGAAAGTTAAGCCTGAAGAATTAGATAGTCCCTTTGTTACATCCCATCCCATTTTTAATGACTGGGCCATGATACACTAAAGTTAATGCGATTTCAGCAGAATCTGGCCCCGTCCAAACAACGCATGTAACTACGCCACTATTTACTGGTTTGCATTGCGTTAAGCTAGAATACATTATAGCACTTGGTCAAAGGAAGCAAAATATAACATGTCACATCCATGCCTGTACTACAAAGTCGGGAAAAATTCAGTGCTTTTATTTCCCATTCAACAATCAGTCCAAAAATTAATAGCAAAGCAAATTTTACATAGGAAAAGGCAGTACATGTCACAAAACAAACACACATTCAATCTGGGGCCTCTGCGAGAACTAAAAAATGCCCACCACAGAGCTACCTTACCACTGCTTAAAAAGGCAAATGTTATTATGTACACAATTGcagcacacacaaagaaaaatgacAAGAAAAGAAGTGTCAAAATTCTTCCAGCTTTCAGACCTGGATGAAGGGGCTATTGGAGGAATATACCAGAGCATAAGGTGCAGCCACTTTCAAAAGGCTTTCAATGCCTTGTCATTGACACCATGATTACTCAAACTTCACGCAGGCTCTTCAATATGAGACACCCTCATGGTGAGGTAATAAAGGGAGCGCAGCAGGAACAGGAGGAATGCAATCAGGCCACCTGAAAatgcagattaaaaaaaaaagggaaagacaCCAATTTGTTTAGTGCTACTCGATAATATACAAAATACAATTCAATAACAAAGGCAGGAACTTACCAAGCCTCTTAAGAGTTGAAAATACCAGTAATAGATCACTCTTAGATCACGAAGGAAAATATGAAAACATATAAATCATGCAGTTCCAAAAAATCTTCATAAAGAGTTTCATATAAAAATGAATTGCACTCTACAATATCATAGATATGAAAATTTCAGTGATAAGAATGGTGCAGTATCATGTTTCAGCATAACATTTAAAAAATTCCACAGATATGCCTAGTGCACTATCAAGGTGTGTTTGCTACCACAGGGTTGCTGCTCAATGCAGATTCCACAGCCAACTGATTCACTTGGCACAGCTAAAGAGGGTGGGAGGGAGGTGGCCCCCACCTTGCATGTGAATatacgtacacacacacatacaatgcacgtacatacatacataaagtatggtttaacccctctcccccccccccccccaaaatttctggctataaTACTGAACTGATTGTATGTCAATGCAAACTAGCTTATGTTGCATGAATTCAATCTGCAAATTCTCATGCATACACTTTCTTAATTCTGCGTTGTGAACAAACATACACAAGTGCGTACATGCCTGAATGTCACTCACGCATTGTTTTACATGCTGCTTCTCAAGTGAGTCAAGCCTTTGTGAGTACCTTCCAGTGCTTTAGCCAAAGATGGCTACTGGAGCACTGAAAATGCAGCAGAGGTACATCTGCCATGCTTCGTCTGAGAAAATTTCCACGTTTCACAAGTTTTTAAGCAAAGTCCAAGTACCACAATATGGAATGTAGCTAATATCTGCTAAGCTTTAATTTCTGCATATCCTCATAGCTGGCAAATCAGTTTTGCGAAACCCTCAAGGTGGAGCAAGGGTTGTGAAAGGGAAAATTGCCATCCGCCCCACTTGTAGCAAAAACCTACTACGAAATCCATACGGAATTCTCagaaaagaaagcttcttagtcaacaacaacaaaaaaacttttCTGCACCTTGCAGGATTCCACACAAATGCTTTACAGTGTTCAGTGTCTATGTGCTTCGAGTTATTACGTAGACCTCGCACTATCAATTGCCTGCACACCTTGGCTAGGTCAATTGATAGAGCAACCGCCCTGGAAACACGTTCCCGGGTTTGAACCCCAGACCAGGATGAAGGTTTtgtcaactaagaagcttttaCTTCCGAGAAATCCATATGAACCTAGGGCCGTATTCGGAAACGTTCCTCACCTAGGACCATTTCCTTGCCTTACATGAGCAGCCCTTCACGACTTCTTAACTTAAGGAGCTTCTTGAAGGAGCCAGCATATTcaaaaagcttccttcaacctttcTTTCTAAAGGGCCATCTTAGTAAGGTAAGGTGCGTGTTTCACAAATCTGGGTTCGAGGGTAGCTGCAAAATATTAACTAAACACTCGCTTTCAAGCAAGAACATATACACTGCTATTTTGCAAGATAGGTGCACAGCCTTCTCCACTTAAGTAATTTTCTCTTGTTGCGACAGGCAAAAAGCATGTTCTGGCAACTATGGTGACGATCTTTCTTGCGAGAGGTTTTTGAGAACATGCCTCTTCTGTTTCTGTACACTTCTGCGTTGTCCCCTCCACTGATGATCATGTCTGCATTGATGCAGTGAGTGATGACTCGGAAAGTTGGGAAGCGAATACAATCGGGGGGGCCAATCGCTTTAACAGCTGCACTGTAGTGACGGAACCATGGCAGAGCAGCAGTTatcctaccgtatttactcgaatctaggccggcccccgATTCTAatccgacccccgaaattcgcaaggccagaaaaaaaaaaactcaatcattgtactcgaatctacaCTCgcatctaagccgaccccccactttcgcacatcgttttttcgaaaaaaacatcggcttatattcgaataaatacggtacttgAGGAAAACAGGCGTGGCGCGGAACGGACGGGGACAAAAGTAAATCGTAAGGAGGGTTTCCAGCCAAATGcactgacaaggacagaggaagaaagacgACACAATGCTGGTGTGTTGTCTGCACGTCGTACAAAAGTAAAGGCACGAACCGACGTACACGGGCACCTGTGTATGTCGGTTCGTGTTTTCACTTTGTCCCCACCCTTTTAGCACCACACCTATTTACCTCAAGTAACGAATCAACTAGCTTAGCAACATGCCCTGTTGAGTTATCATACACATGCGGTAGTTACgcaagaaggggaattgttcgaaaGACATGTGCGGTGGTTAAACACTCTCACCGTTCGGCTTTGGTTGAACAGCGGGCGAACACGGAGTGCGTGATTCGGTGGTAGTGTATCGCCTCCGTTCGAATCCCGCTTTTGTCTACACGTTTTTCAAATAGTATTTTTTTATGTATTGCTTCAAAATTAATGTTACTCTTTGAAGGAGCAGTAATTTTTCTTTTTAAGAGGGAATCATGCTGATGTCAGAAGCGGGAGAACTGCTGACACTGGCGAAACTTGAAGTTCCAAATTGGCACCATGAACAACACCGCTTCCTAGGTGCTCTTGCTCACAGACAGCTATGACACATTCACGAGGTCACTAACAACACCTCGCATCGTGCCGGTTGTATAGAATCGGAGGAGCTTTAACAGGAGGAATGTGGTAGGACATTCAGCTCAATGGTGCTAAAACATTTGGAATATATACCCAGTAAGGAGAAATATGTCTTGGATGAAGACATGGGACTTGTAACCAGCCGTACTACCAGGGAATTTTGCAAAGTCCTCGCCAATGCAAGCACAGGTAAATCACCAAATAAAGATTACTGTAGGTTCTGCACCAATGTTGCATAATAAAAATGGGCAATGCATCACTGTGACCATTACGAATTATGACCACAGCGACAGTATAGACACTGTAGCAGCAGCATAACCTAGCATGGCTTGGCTCAGACTGCCACGTGCACCATGAATCCGACAGCTCGTGTGATGCCCCTTTCAAAAGTGGTATAGCTACTAGTGCTCAACGAGATAGCTTTGTTTCTGAAATATAGAGCATACCCTTTAGTGCACGGCAGATAAAGATTTACCATATTTTGGGGAAATGTAGCCGGATGTACCAGGGATCACGTTTTGGCACAGTTCAGCAGAATCGGTGCAGTGGTAGTGTCATAAATTTAGTGCTAGCTAAAACTGCAGTTCAGGAAGGTTATTTTTTCTTCAAGTTCATGCTGAGTTTAAAATCCTGATTCGAGCAGAGCTAAAGATCCAATGACTGCAACTGCACCATAAACAATAAGCCGTTATAAATGCCTGCAGCGGTTCACACACTAATATGGCTCCGCAGGAAAGTTGAACTTCCTAACTTCATATACAGTCAGCCTTCCCTCCAAGGGCCATAATTTAGCGGCGATATCCTTTCCTATGCCATTCCTTTTTACGCTTTCCACTTCTCAGTGATCAGAGTGACGCAGCGTCAGCATTATCAAAGGGATCTGCCAGCCGAGAATGATGGACGACTAGGGTGGCATAGAATGGAGTGCAAGGCACTCCTACAAAAACACTGCTATAGCATGCACTCTTCAAATTAACTAGTGAATTATGCCCTACCTTTCTTTATTATGGGCTGTGCCCCTAAAAGTTATGTGCTCATGCACATAATGTTTGCAGATATCAAACATTATGCATGAATTCACTTGAACATTTGTGACAAGCCAGACAAATGCATAAACATCAATATATAAATTACACCATACAAGAAAAAACAGTACCAAATGTATTATCAAAGCACGACAAATAACTAAGCTGGAATTGACATTGTGTGCAACAGGCGAGGAACAAAGAAAAGGAGAGCAGGAGACTACTCACAAGCATAGACAACGTAAATACCCTTCTTTTCAACAGCATACTGGTATGTcccaagctgagaaaaacaaagaaaaaacaaatttAAATCCCACCCTCAAAACTTCAATAAGGAAAAGCACTGTACTTGCACTATAATATGTTGAAAACAGTTCTTCAGGCACACAGAATAAACAAAGGAGAATAATGTGCACTAGTTATCAATGTAATGAtattcaagaaagagaggccctGCTAGGAAATGAAGCCACACCCCTTTGTTGAAGTGCAAATACACAGTGTGTCACATTAGGCATTATCAAACGCATTCCTAGAATACAAATGCCCACTGCATTTCTGGAGTGAAATTATCCGCACGAATCAATTTTGTCTATTCAACATGCTTGTGCGACAATATGTGAAATCACTATCAATGTACTCAATGTGCTACTATATATTAAAGATACTACAGCGGGACTTTTAACAGCACTGTTCACTAGCCTAGTCATCAAGCAGGAACTCTTAATTTCGGTTAAGCTTAAATTCATGGAAGCTTCACAAGAAAAATAGTGGAACACTTACTGTGATTCCAAGTGTGATGGCTAAGATAACCAGAGCCAAGATAAGCGACAAAATTCCTCTTGTGCGGGCGAACTGCGGCCCTACAGATGATCTATCCACAAGAAACAGCATATCAAAAGCAGGCACCATGCAAACTGATTGCGGCACAATTTtacttttaaagggaccgacaaccaacttttgtggtacccgttttcttgagtgcaatgggtagcttaccggtcagagcttctaatcacggagtggtaacgcggagaacgccgtaaaacatttgtaatcagagtttttcgatctgcagcgattatgcagtcttaatataacatgctgcaaacagtgagaggtgagcgcgatagcgattatacgccagcagtggtgacaagttatgccctaagtatgaaaaggcaatgttacgtttgcaaagcctgcggtgccgcgactactgctttctagcctattaaattattttacaatagttatagcgtttttctggggcttcttatagaagtactttggccgtaaacaggtcgctttatcacattttagtcaagccaagccgagctaagccttcgaaaacgaaacaagtggtaaaatacaccagcagtgctgttcatgaagtggtagcaatcctccacagaacagtaagtagatggcattttgcgagcagcagcgcaaactcgcgtgctactctccaaaagtccgatacgacgagagcagacgagagtcgagctacgcgggaaacgccgccggacgccgcgcgcatgcgccgcagcctccgtttcactggaagccacgaaagcagcgccgcatctcatgctttacttcttttaccttagaaacaaacgggaattgacaataacatacatattcaaattttcagccctcgttgtggtgcgtgtaaaagcattagactacgtacaacaaagtgcttaagactgcatacgtctggttcatggcgcttgCGCTAGGCTGctcgacataccggtttttgttacttttaaacgcgatttaaaaatataaatcctactcagatcgcgaaaagtgttctggaatctgtcactataattcacggccttttcacttccaccaggatctaatcacccgttctggccagttgtcggtccctttaaacatgTAAGACAAACTTGCTGCTGTCATGCATTTACTTGACAGACCATTGGGCCAGTTAAATCTAGAATGTATGACTGAATCATAGATTGTGTTTGTCACATAGACTGCGTTTTATAAAGCAAAGCACCTTGCTCTATTAAACATGTgtgttctaataataataataataatatctggggtttaacgtcccaaaaccacgatatgattatgagagacgccgtagtggagggctccggaaatttcgaccacctggggttctttaacgtgaaacATGTGTGTCCTACAATGTCAATAAGATGGCCAGCTGTGCTAGCAAAATGATTTTTTCGGGGATAGGTTGACTTATAAGAGAAAATAGAAGTGCAGAAAAAGAAGCAGTTCAGATGACTTTCCCATTTATGCACTTGAAGCTCACTATATACATGGTGTAATATACATCAATTCAACATTTTGTCCTCTTCCTAAAAAGTATGCTTCCGTAGAAGACCATGCACTATAATTCCATCATTTTGCATAACTACGTATTGCAGTTTTGATCTGCTGAAGCTTTCCTGCAGTGCATATATACATAGGCAGTGTGCATGTGGGCAGTGCAGAAGCAGCAGTCAATATGTACTGCTGCACTGTTGACAAACACAACATCTTGCTGTCGCCTGTGTTGGGTGTGTTTATGGGCTAAGACTTGCAGCGTTCGAGAACGTGCATGCTTCTGTGAGCCAACAGTCACAGCCGGACCTAGGGGTGTCATGATCAAATTTCATGGCTGATGAAAGGCAACTGTGACTTAGTTTGCAACAAAAGTTAAGCTTACAGTCTTGAATCTTTGTCATTATCAAGGCTTGCTTAGAGTAACAGAAATGTTTAAAAAATTACGGCGCATTGAAAAATACAAGGTAACACAAGTCTCAAGATCATGAAATACTATGCACTGACTTTCCTGCACCGAATAGTTTCCACTGCAATAATTttatatatacaacagcacccGATTCTGcacacattatttttttttttttactggcgcTGTCATACGCTTGCCAAAAAAGGAACGAAAAACTTAAGACATACACTTTTCTGCAGTGAGGGCATCGAGACAGAGCATTGTTCAGTGTGTTGAActgtaaagaaaggaaaaacaatgaaagcagcaaGAAATGAGAAAGCAGGCACAGGCTCACATAAAACAAGTGTAGTAAAATACATAGACAAACCAACAGTTATCGAGTCATCACCAAAGCCAGAGTTCCTTGTTAAAGGCCTCTGCTAAAGCAAACTTTACAAAGCAAAGAAGAGCACAAAGAAATCACTCTCAGATTACAAGTTTTAAACCAATACTGATGCATTATATAAAATAGAATGAGTGTGTTTATGTTCCATGACTTTTTCTTTACATTAGTGAAACTCGGATGAGTGAAGGAATGTTTGTTGACTAAACACATGCGTTGCAAACCATAAGATGCCCTTTAGAACTTTTTGTTAAAATCTTTGAtaaattttgatgaaacttgctgagctCATGTATATTTGTGTACTGGTTTCAACTGTGCAATTATATTGCTAGCGTAATGTGTCGTTTtcaaaatatcaaacatttcCTGTGCCTCTTTGGGAGCAATAGTTTTCCTAAACAGAGAGAATTACAActtaaatcagcatatcacaataatcttgAATGAAAACTGCACGTAATAAAACAAGGAGGGATATTCTAAACCAatctgaacaaaagttatggcataTTGAACATATGTGAGCGAAATACCAGCTTGACATTGACTCCCTAGCGAATGTTGAACATACCATAACATTTGTTCAAATGAACTTATAACACCCCTTCTAGTTTACATTGCATACAGTTCTCATTTCAGATTTTTGTGGTATGCTGATTTACTCTATAATCATCTCAGTTTAGGAAAAAATTTTGCTCCCAAAAAGCCACATGAAGTGTTGCTACCttaaaaactacatattgtactagaaaaataattgcacattTGAAATAAGCACATAGACATATATAAACTCAAGTTTCAAcaaaattgatcaagaatttaaacaaactttgaacagcagtgtccccccttaaactgCAAGCTTCATACATTCCTTTGAAAATTTCTTAGCTTCTATTATGTCATATACAAGTTGCATACAGAGTGCACATGGATATCATGTTGCGAAGGATGCGATTAAAATGTTCAGTAAGCCTGTTTGCATTTAGTTGGAAGGGCTTCAAGAATACTTCGAAGGGTAGCGCTAGCGGACACGGACCAGAGGAAGACACACAGAtggaagcgcttccgtctgtgtgtccacGTGTCTTCCTTTAGTCCGTGTCCACTAGCACTACCCTTcgaagtatgaatttccaactcgtccaagaaacagcactcctaagGCTTCAAGAACCTCAGAAAAAACTAATAAACAAGGCATgcatgtgtaaaaaaaaaaacggcaattaTTTTCAGGATGGTTTACAGCTTACAAATGAAGCGTATTCTATGGTTGAAAACACAGAAAATCACAAGCCAGAGCTTGAAACTTGTGGCAATACAGAAATTGCTAGGGAATATAAAACCAAGGCCTGACAGCAACATCATAAAATATCAGTTGGTACATGCAAAGCAATATGCAAAGCAAAAGTAAATTCAAATGCAGCTAAGGAAAAGATTATGCCAACAGGGAAAACATATGATAAAGACCTGCAGCATCAACAAGGCGTAGACTTGTTCGAATTTGAGGCAAACAACATCACTTCGACATATCACTGCAACAATGCGCACGCTTACACAAGGCTATAAGAGCCATCCTGCTTTTCCTCGTACTGAGAAGTCTGCACTCCACTTGGTCACGGGTAATTAGTAATTGGTAACTGACAGTTTGTAATTACTTTGAGCATTGAGGGCCCAAGGAAAATTAGGTGATCCAATGCATAGTTTTCTGAATATACACCTTAATGAAAGTATCAAATAATGTTTTATCTTAAAAATTTCTGCTGGGATAGTTTAAAATTATGCAATTACAGAGGTAAAAAGCAGCAGAAGGTAATTACATGCTCACTTCATTTACGTGTGTACACTTTCATGCACTGCATCACTGATTAGCAGTACGTCTtgaaggcatacacaacacacTTGGCAATGCACCTTCGGCAAACACCAGTTCACATCATTCAGACCAGTATTTGAGTAGCACTATAGttcttttcttcattctttttttaacatGTTGCACCTAATGTCCCTAATAAAAATGGCATGCTGAGTGAAGAACTATATGGATAAAGAACATTACCACTTGCAGCTATTGGGCTTTTTTTTCCTGTGGACATTATAAAGATGAAAACGAtagttcatttttggttatgtaAAAGGGAAAAATGAATGTGGATTACGGAAAATGGACTCTCAGCATTTTCCTGAAATTGCTATCTAAGAGAGGAATGAAAtactcaaaacaaaacaaaggagaGGAAACGCCACTGCTTTCTGTATGTGTGCATTTCCACAATGGCACCACCATGTCAGGGTCAGAAAACCTTGCAAATGAAGCTGCCCTTTTCTCGGACAACAAACTGTCAGCTTCTTGCTCTGAGCTTAGGTGTTATCTGATCTTGGCTCATAGTCTGAGATAGAAGAGCCACTGTCACTCCAAGCAACAGCTACATGTCTTTCATGTGCAGCCATTTCAATACAATCACGAGGTGACGCTAGGGAAAGGAGTGCTTTTGTTTATTTCAACTCTCATCTGCAAAGCAAGGAGAGTGACAGATAAAAGAATGAGCAACAGATGAAAAAGATAAGACAGGGGGCAGAGGCCACCCTGGAGAAAGCATACTGATGGAGCTTGCCACACAACATTTCAAAAGTATGACACAGGCCCACTCACCAAAAAAGTTTGCTGGCAATGAACGCAGGATACTCGACAAAGTCCAGGCACAGAGGCAGGAGGAATGTTGGTCGTACTGGGAGCCAAGTTGATGATTCGATGGCTGTAATGAGGAATTACAAGCTAAAAGTTTACTTTGGACTTTCAGAGACCTGACACCACTTGTTACATCTATGGCAACTTTAatgcaaca includes these proteins:
- the LOC119377643 gene encoding type I phosphatidylinositol 4,5-bisphosphate 4-phosphatase-B: MDLRDDSAERTPLLQEQSDSSFPSYNVQARDELPPPYSPQYATQGNIVPCRVCGYVIDITNRRDQHVVKCSRCNEATPIRHAPHGKKYVRCPCNCLLICNVTSQRIGCPRANCHRIINLAPSTTNIPPASVPGLCRVSCVHCQQTFLFNTLNNALSRCPHCRKVSSVGPQFARTRGILSLILALVILAITLGITLGTYQYAVEKKGIYVVYACGLIAFLLFLLRSLYYLTMRVSHIEEPA